Below is a genomic region from Pyxidicoccus trucidator.
GGAAGCGGCCGAGCCTGGCCAGGTCCTTCGCATTGCACCACAGCGCGCCCTGCGCCTGGGTCTGCTCGAAGGGCAGGGCGGTCCGGTGCAGGTCGCTGCCACTGTGGCCCTCGGCGTGGTCCCGCTTCGCCGCCTCGGAGGTCAGCGCCGTGGCCTGCTCGATGCCCAGTGGCTTCAGGACCTTGCTGGAGACAATCTCGTCCCACGGCTGCCGGTAGTGGGCTTCCAGGATGGCGCCGAGCAGCACATACCCCGGGTTGCTGTAGCTCTCGGAAGTCCCAGGGCGCCAGCGCACCACCAGCGGCTCGGGGTGGTCGATGCTGCTCTCCAGGTGGCGTCCGCGACGCTCCACGGGACTGAAGAAGGCCTTGGCATGCGTATCGTCAAAGCCCGCCGTGTGGGTCAGGAGATGAACCACGCGGACCGGGTCGCTGGTGTGAAAGGCATTGCGGATGGGCGCGGCCGGAAGCAGGTCCGAGACTGGCGTCCGCAGGCTGAAGTGGCCCTGCTCGACAAGCTGCAGGATGGCGATGGCCGTCACCGTCTTCGTAATCGACCCGAGGCGGAAGAGTGTGTCCTCGCTGACCGGGGTTCCGGCTTCGTGGTCGGCCAGGCCGAGGCTCTCGCTGAGCACGGTGCCGTCGCGGTCGAACACCGCATAGCTCGCCCCTGGGAGGTGCTGCTCGCGCATCAGCTCGGCCAGCGTCTGACGCAGCTCGGCCGGTGTCGCCGGTGCGGACGGTTCGGGAAGGCTCGCCGCGAGTACGAGCGTGGGCACGAGCAGCGCAACGACACAGAGGGGGGCAAGGCACTTCATCCATTCTCCAGGAAGAGTCGCGGCTGCCCGGCCCGGCGTCGGATGCCAGGGGGCCCGTTGCCTGAGCGCGGGGGGAGGGGGCGGCTCGGTGCTGTCTACGCGGTGTCCCCACATCCATTGCGTGCGGCGCGGACGCCGCTCGAGTCGATGTTCCCGCGCGTCCGGCTGTCCGCCGGGTGAGGTGCTCCGCTTCGGCGCCACGTTCGAGCTGTGCGGCGTCCACCTCGTGCGCGGCGCGGTATACTTCGAGCGTCTCGAACTCTTTCGGGCGGGAGCACTTCGATGAGCGCTGCCAGGCCACCCTTCGGACCGCAGGTCTTCACGCCAGCAGACGGCGCGTTCGAGCAGCGCGTTCGCGCCAGCTTCGCGCGCCAGCGCGTCATGAACACCCTCGGCGCGGAGCTGACCTCCGTATCGCCGGGCGAGGTCGTCATCGAGCTGCCATTCCGAGAGGACCTCACGCAGCAGCACGGGTATCTGCACGCGGCCATCGTCACGGCCATCGTCGACAGTGCATGCGGCTACGCCGCGTACTCGCTGATGCCCGCGGACGCCGCCGTCCTGACGGTGGAGTACAAGGTGAACTTTCTCGCGCCTGCCGCGGGCCGCAGGTTCGTCGCGCATGGGTGGGTGATGAAGCCCGGCCGGACGCTCACAGTCACCACGGGCGAGGTGGTCGCGGAGACCGAGGCGGGCCTGAAACCCGTCGCAACCATGCTCGCGACGATGATGACGGTGAGCGGTCGGGACGTCTCGGGCTGAGGCGTCTCGAGGTCAGTGCCGCGCCAGGCGCTCAATGTGCATGGGCGCGCCGATGACGGTCATGGCAACCCCCGAAGTGCGGGTGACGGCGCGCGCAACGACAGGTTTCGTGCGCGCCATTCCGGAGCCCCGAGACTGCGGGACCTGTCAACGCGGATGAGGCAACCAGTCCTCGAACCTTCTTTTCAGCGCAGCTCGTTGGCTATGGACTGTCGTCTCGAGTCGCGGGGCCCGAGGTGGCAGGGCGTGGCGGAGTCTGGGCGGGGAGGTAGCACGCGCCCTTGTATTCAAGGCCGCCCCATTCAGCACAGTCCTTCAGGTCCACGGGTAGCTTCGTCCAACAACCGCCGTTGATGGCGACCTGCACCTTGCCGGGACAGCGGCCGTGGCCGTCCGGGCGCCGCTGCCCTGGGACGGGTTTCGGTGGCACGTCTACCGCGATGGAGGACCACACGGAGGGGGCTCGCTTGGGCGCCACCGGCGCCGTCAGGACGGAGTCCCCGACGGCCACGGTGCCGGCATCCTTCGTCTCTTCCTGCTCCGCGCGGTGGGACGTCGTGGGCTCCTCGGGAGGGCTCACTCTCCGCAGCCCCCCGGCGCTCAGTGCCAGTACACCTGCGAGGCCGGCGGCGGCGAGCCAGGGCCACCTGCGCATGGGAGGAGGGCGCCGCACCGTGACGCGCTGGGGGAGGGGAAAGAGGCCCGCGGGCCGAGGCTCTTCTCCCGTGAAGAGCGGCACATCCGCCTCGCGTCCCGCGTTGCGCGCGGCCTGCTCCAGCGCTTCGGCCACCTCCCGCGCGCTGCCTCGCGCCTCGGGGCGGGGCGAGAGCATCCGGGACACCAGGGCGCTCAGCTCTGGAATGCAGCGGGGGTTGCAGACTCGCGCCGTCCAGTGCGCCAGCTCCTCGGTGCGCCAGAGCCAGGCCTCCGCCTTCTCCCAGGGGTGGGCGGACGGAGGGTACTTCCCGGTGACGAGGCGATAGGCGGTGACACCCAGGGCGAAGAGGTCATCCGCGGGCCCCGGGGCATACGGGACGGGCGGGGGCTTTCGGGGGCCGAAGACGAAGCGCCACGCCTCGGGCGAGCGGTAGGACGGGGTGCCGGGAGGAAAGAGGTGAGAGGTGAGGGTGGCAGCGCCCAGGTGGTGTCCTGAGCCGAAGTCCATGAGGAAGGCCTGGCCGTCTGCGCGCCGGACGAGGACGTTGTCACCCTTCACATCGCGGTGGAGGCCTGCTGCCGAATGGGTGGCTTCCAGGGCGCGGGCCAGCCGGGCCAGAAGCTGAAGCACCTGTCGTGAAGACGGGCGCTGTGCCTGGGCCCACTCATAGAGCGGCGAGCCCTCCACCCACTCCATGACGAGCCAGGCGTAGGAGACGCCCTCGTGGGGCTGCCAGTGGCCACTGTCCAGGAGGCGGGGGACGGCGGGGTGGTGGACGCGGGAGAGCAGTTCGGCCTCACGCGCGAAGCGCCCACCCCCCGGGTGCAGGGCCAGCTTGAGGGCCACGACGTGCGCGTCCTGCTGCGCTTCGTGCACGGCGCGGTAGACGACACCGTAGGCGCCCCGGCCGCGCTGCCCGAGCAGCCGCCACGGGCCGATTCGCGTCCCGGGGGGCAGGCTTCCCGGATTGAGGTCATCAGACTCCATGAGGCACCCCGTGAGGCGGCCCGCGCCGCGCCCGAGGAGACTACTCGCGAGGTAGTGGAACTCCAACGTCATCCAGCAGGTGGACGGCAGCCAGTACACCCGTATGCTCTGCTCTCCGGGGGGGCCCCATGACAACGCCAGTACCACCGCCGCGGAACACCTGGGCCGAGCGCGTCGCCCTGGTCCGCCGGTTTCACGAGATGGAGTCCCGTCTCACTGCGCCCGTCAGCGAGCGGATGCTCGACCTGGCCCTGCTCCGGCCCGGGATGAGGGTGCTCGATGTGGCCTCAGGCATGGGCGAGCCCTCCCTGCGCGCAGCGCAACGGGTAGGCCCCTCCGGCTTCGTGCTGGGCACCGACCTGGTCGACGGCATGCTGGACGTCGCGCGGGAGCAGGCACGCGCCCAGGCCCTCTCGAACATCGAGTTCCGTGCCGGGGATGCGGAGACGCTCGAGCTGCCGGAGCAGTCCTTCGATGCAGCCACCGTGCGCTGGGCGCTGATGTACATGCCCCGGCCCGAGCGTGCGCTCGAGCGGATATGGCGAGCGCTGCGTCCCTCCGGACTCCTGGTGTGCGCATGCTGGGCGGGGCCCGAGCAGGTCGAGTACGCGTCGCTGCCGCGCAGGACCCTGGCCCGCTTCCGTGCCCTGCCTCCCATCGAGCCCGATGCGCCGGGCGTGTTCCGCTTCTCCGACCCCGAGCAGCTGCACGCGGTGTTGATGCGCAGCGGATTTGCCATGGACCACGTCGAGGCGATGCGCGTCCCGGTGATGGAGGCCGCGGATGGCGCGGGCGTCATGCGCTGGATTCGCGAGTTCGCGGGCTCCCTGGCGAGGCTCGCGGCGGAGCTGCCGCCGGAGGTTCAGCGGGCGTGGGAGGAGGAGGTTGCTCGCGAGTGCGAGCCTCATCGAACGGGCGACAAGGTCATGCTCGGCGGAGTGACGTGGCTCGTCGTGGCGAGGAAGACGGTGCCCGGACCCTCAGGGAGACCTGAGGTCACTCCGGACCCTTCCGCTCTGAAGCCGGGCGCATGACGGCGCGCTTCATCCGGCATCAAAAAGAAAAAGCGTATTACCAGAGAATATCCGGCTTCCCGGACGTTGTGGATTTGCCTCACCACAACCCGAGGAGAAGCACTGTCATGCGAACCCCATTCTCATGGCTGACGGAACCGCTGCGTCCGCTGGCCCTATCCATCCTCACCTCCACCCTGTTGGCGCCCCTGCCCGTCCTCGCGGGAGCGAGGACTGACTCCGCCGACACCCGCCCCGCCGAGGAAGTACTGGCGGCGGGGAAGACCACCCTGACCCCGGCCCGCGTCATCGACATGGGCCGGTCGACGCCCGCCGAGGACGGCCCGGCCCGCCCCGGCGTGGCCCCCGTGTCCCTGGGCCGCTATGCCCTGACGACCAGCGAGGGCCTCGCCTTCCATCGCACCGACCGGCCCGTCCACGCGCTGCGCACCATCGACGTCAACGGCGCGTCGCTGCAGCTCTACACGTGGGACGAGCAGCTGTCGGATGGCACCCGCCAGTCCCACTACGCCTTCAGCCGAGGAGGAGTCCTCCCCGTCGGCCGCGTGCGTGAGACGACGTACCTGGTCCGCCTCCAGGAGGCGCAGTTCGACCCCCTGAAGGGCCCCAGCCCGCTGCGCGCCGCCAACCTGCTGGCCGCGGACACCGGGAACCAGCTCCACCTGGTGCAGTTCCTGGCCGCGCCCATGCCCGAGTTCCGCGAGGCCATCGAGGCCGCCGGCGGCAAGGTGCTGCGCTTCCTCACGGACCACACCTACCTGGTGGAGATGGACCGGGACGTGAAGGCCCGCGTGGCGCAGCTGGGCTACGTGCGGTGGATTGGTGACTACCACCCCGAGTACCGGCTGGAGCGCGAGCTGAGAGATGCGCTGATGGGCGTGGCGCCGCGGCTGCCCGAGACGCAGCGCTACTCCATCATGCTCGGCGAGGGCGGCCGTGAGCGGCAGAACGTCCTGGCGAAGTTCGTGGAAGGCGTCGGCGGCCGGGTCGAGCTCGTCGAGGAAGGTGGCCTGCGCGTCGAGGCGACGCTCACGCAGGACCAGCTCCAGCGGGTCGTCCGTGCCAACGAAGTGCAGTTCATCGACCGCTGGGGCGGCCCCGGTGAGACGGACATGAGCATCGTCCGCCAGGTCGGCGGCGCCAACTCCGTGGAGGCGCTCCGGGGCTGGACGGGCCAGGGCGTGCGCGGAGAGGTCTTCGACACCGAGCTGCTGGACGACCACCAGGAGTGGCCCACCCCGCCCATCATCCACAGCACCGGCATCACGGGCGGCCTCCACGGAACCTCCTCCTACAGCAACATCTTCGCCCGGGGCGTGGACGCGGACGCCCGCGGCATGATTCCCAGCGCCCAGGGCATCTTCTTCCGCCACAGCGAGTCCTCCCAGTTCGGTGGCGCGAAGTCCCGCTACACCATCAACCAGGAGCTGACGGACCCCGCCGGCCCCTACCGCGCGGTGTTCCAGACGTCCAGCGTGGGCAGCACCCAGGTGACGACGTACACCACCATCTCCGCCGAGGTGGACGACTACCTCTTCAAGCACCCCATCCTCAGCACGCAGTCGCAGAGCAACCTGGGCAGCCGGAACTCACGCCCGCAGGCGTGGGCGAAGAACATCGTGTCCGTGGGCGCGTTCAACCACATGAACACGGCGTCGCGCACGGATGACAACTGGGACTTCACCGGCAGCATCGGCCCCGCGCAAGACGGCCGCATCAAGCCGGACCTGTCCTACTTCTACGACGACATCCACTCGGCCTCCGGCGGCGGCACCACCAACTACACCGAGTTTGGCGGCACCAGCTCCGCCACGCCGCAGACGGCGGGCCACTTCGGCCTGCTCTTCCAGATGTGGTACCAGGGCGTGTGGTCGGGCCACGGCGGCGGACCGGACGTGTTCACGACGCGGCCGCAGATGGCCACCGCCAAGGCCCTGATGATCAACATGGCCCACCGCTACAACTGGCTGGCGGGCGGCAGCAACGCGGACATCGACCGCTTCAAGCAGGGCTGGGGCACCGCCAACGTCCAGCGCCTGCTGGACCGCGCGGCTGTCACCCACATCATCAACGAGACGGACGTGCTCGCCCCGCTGGGCTCCAAGAGCTACAACTTCAGCGTCGCCTCCGGGCAGACGGAGCTGAATGTGACCATGGTCTACACCGACCCCATGGGCACCGTCGGCGCGGCCCATGCGCGCATCAACGACCTGTCGCTGAAGGTGACGTCTCCCACGGGCGTCATCTACTGGGGCAACAACGGCCTGACGGCGGGCAACACGTCCACCTCGGGCGGCGTCTCCAACAAGCTCGACACGGTGGAGAACGTCTTCCTCGCCAACCCCGCGGCCGGCATCTGGCGCGTGGAGGTGCTGGCGGATGAGCTCGTCCAGGACGCCCGCCTGGAGACGGCGGCGATGGACGCGGACTACGGCCTGGTGGTGAGCGGCGGCCGCATCCTGGCCAGCGACCCCGAGACGACGATTCCGAGCTTCAGCAACACCTACAGCAACGCCACCCAGACACGCGGCATGTGGTTCACCGCGCCCACCCAGTTCACCATCACCGCGCTGCAGGTGCCCAACGAGGCGGCCCACCCGCTGCAGAACCTCGAGGTGGTGCGCTTCAACCCGGGCGTGACGCCGCCGACCTATACCGCCACCACCAACGCGTTCACCTCGCTCTTCCGGGCGGTGGGGGTGTCCTCGGGGCAGCTCGTCTCCGTCAAGATTCCCGTCTACGCGGGTGACGTCATCGGCATCCTCGGCGCCACGGGCGACTCCACGATGATGCACAACTCGTACTCCACCGGAGACAGCGGGCTGTACGTCACCTCCATCTTCGGGCAGCCGATGACGCTGAACCGGCTGGGCATGCAGTTCAACCTCGCCAGCAACAACGCCCAGGCCCTGTTCAACGCGGCTGGCTCCATCAGCCGGGTGCGCATGTTCTACGCCCCGCTCCAGCAGGCGCCGCTGCCCGTCTACAGCACCACCTTCAGCAGCCCCACGCTGACGCGTGGCATGTGGTTCACCGCGCCGACCAGCTTCATCCTCACCGGCGTGCAGGTGCCCAACGAGGCCGGCCATGCACTGCAGAACGTCCAGGTGGTGCGCTTCAACCCGGGCGTGACGCCGCCCGCGTACTCCGCCACCACCAACGCCTTCACCTCGCTGTTCCGCTCCGTCGGCCAGCCGTCGGGTCAGGTGCTCCGGACGTTCATCCCCATCAGCGCGGGAGATGTGATTGGCGTGCTGGGCGCCACGGGTGACTCCGCCATGGTGCACAGCTCCTACTCGTCGAGCATCAGCGGGAGCTACAGCAGCTCCATCTTCGGCAGTCCGATGGCGCTCCACCGACTGGGCATGCAGTTCAACCTCGCCACCACCACCGCCCAGGCGCTGTGGACCGAGCCGGCCGGCAGCATCAGCCGCGTCTCGCTGTTCTACACGCGGCCCGGCCTGGTGAGCGAGGAGCGCGCGCTCACCTTGACGATGCAGTAGCCGCTTCGTGAGGAACGGGCCCGCTCGGAAGTCTGTCCGGGCGGGCCCGTCGCGGTTGGCGCCCGGTGGAAAGACGGGGGCCTGCCCTCGAAAATCCGGGGTGCAGGCCCCAACCCCGGGGCCAACCCGTTGAATTTCCAGGCCCGCGGGATGCGCATGGCGCTTGCTACCAGGGACAGTCATTCTCACTCCGAAAGGACTGGACCCCGATGGCCTCGACCCTGCTGAGGGCCTGTGTATTCACCGCCGTATTGGGATTGGTGGCCTGCCGCTCCGACGCCCGGAAGCCCAGGGAGCGCGGGGTTCCGGCCCCCGGGGAGCTGGTGGCCTCGGACAAGGAGCGGGTGGCGGCGCCTGTCGTTTCCGACGCCGACTTCGCCTCGCTCATCCAAGGCAACACCGACTTCGGCGTGGCCATGTACCGGCAGGTGGAGAAGCCCGGTGAGAATGTCGTCCTGTCTCCGCTCAGCCTCACCCGGGCCTTCAGCATGGTGTACGCCGGAGCGCGCGGTGACACCGCGTCGCAGATGGCGCAAGCGCTGGGCTTCGCCCTGCCTCCGGAGCGGCTGCACCCCGCGCTCAATCGACTGGACCTGGCGCTCCAGGCCCAGGCGGGGCAGGCCCATGGCGACACCGGTACCGCGCCGACCTTCCGCGCGGTGAATGCCCTGTGGAGCCAGAAGGGGTATTCCCTCGAGACGCCCTACCTGGATGTGCTCGCCGAGCACCATGGCGCGGGCCTGCGCGCGCTGGACATCGCCGCGGACCCGGACGGCGTGCGCCGCTCCATCAATGCCTGGGTCTCCGGCGAGACGGGCGGACGCATCCAGGACCTGATTCCCGAGGGCGAGGTGCGCGCGGACACGCGCCTGGTCCTGGCCAATGCCCTGTACTTCAAGGGGGCCTGGCGTGCGCCGTTCATGCCCCAGATGACCCGTCCGGAGACCTTCCACGGCCTGGGGGGCGCCACCGCCACGGTCCCCATGATGAGCACCTCGTGGGTGTTCCCCGTCGCGGCGGGTGACGGCTATGACGCCGTCGCGCTTCCCTATGTGGGCCGCGCCTTCCGCATGCTCATCGTCGTTCCCGACGCGAATCGCTTCCAGGAAGTGGAGCAGCGCCTGTCCGCCACGTTCCTGGACACCGTGCGCGCGAACCTGCGCGACGCGCACGTGATGCTGCACCTGCCTCGCTTCGAGGTGAAACAGTCGCTCCCTATCGTGGACGCGCTGCGGGCCCGGGGAATGGTGGATGCCTTCAACGCCCAGGCGGACCTGTCTGGCATCACCCGCCAGGAGCGCTTGATGCTTACCGGCGCGCAACACCAGACGTTCGTGGCCGTGGACGAGGGCGGCACCGAGGCCGCCGCTGCCACCGCCATCGAGGGTGTCCCCGTGTCCCTTCCCCCGGAATTCCGGGTGGACCGCCCGTTCTTCTTCGTCATCGAAGAGGTGGCGACGAAGAGCGTGCTCTTCCTGGGGCGCATCGTGAAGCCCTGACAGGTGGCTGAGGGAAGCCTGGGGCTACGTCTTCGTGTTGCTCAGGATGCGAATCTGACTATTGATCCAGGGGATGTAGCTGGAGACCCGGGCATAGACGCCGGGAAGGCCTGGCCTCGCGCAGCCAACGCCAAAGCTCACGATTCCCTGGAGCACGGGTTTATTGTCCGCTCCGCGAACGAAGAGCGGCCCCCCGCTGTCGCCCTGACAAGCATCCTTGCCCCCCTGCTTATACCCAGCCCCGAGCATCGCATAAGGGTCGATATCGATACCCTGAGGTCGGTAGGCCGCCGCCAGTTCCCGACTCCCGATAATGGGGACAAATACCTGCATCAGGATGCTGGAAGTCTCAGCTCCGCCCTCGCGCGTGAGGCCCCACCCCGCCACCGTCGCGGAGGCATTGTCCGGGACGGTCTCATCAGCGCTCGGGAGCGCAATGGGCTGGACCGTGGCGGTGAACTTGATGGGCCTGGCGAGCTTGACGACGGCGATGTCGTTCATCGTCGTGTCCGGGTTGTAGGCCGGATGGTACCGGGTCGTCTGTCCTTGGACGGTCTGGACACCCGCCCCTGGCCTCGAGAGGTCGTGAGCACCCGCGGAGGCCGTCAAACCCGACGTGCCGTCGTAGACGCAGTGCGCGGCCGTGACCACGATGTCGGACTCCTCTCTCGTGCCTGTCCGAATCAGCGAGGCGCCGCAGAAGTGGCTCCCGTGCTGCTGCAAGCTGACAATCCAGGGGTGGCTCCCCGGTCGCGCCTCCACCCCTCCGACTATCTCCTGGTCGAGGCTCTCCACCGCATCGACACCCTCCACCTCCGAACCACCACAGCCCAGCAGCCCCACCGCGACAACGACTCCCAGCACGAAGCGCATCGACCCCTCGAAGTTCAAGTTCGATGCGCCCTGTGCAAACCGACGGCCACGCTCGCGGGTGGAACGCCGTGAGGGCGCCAGCGCACGGAACCCGCCTTGAAGCGAGCCGTTGACGTGTCAGGCCACGTCCGGGGCGCCCCCCGGACACGTCACGTTTGCTCCGCACGGACTGGACGTGCGCTGAAGCACCGGCCCGGAGCCGCGCGCGCCACGGAGGCGTCCCGTCAGGGCTGCGTCTGGGGCGTGAAGCTCCAGGTGAAGGTGAGATCCGAAGCGGAGAAGGTCTTCGCGAAGCGCCCATCCGGCAGGACGGTGGGTGGATTCACATACACTCCGTTGTTCACGTCATTGGTGGTGAGGAGTCCTCCCGTGACGGTGTAATGGGGACTATCGCAGTCCGGGCCCGTCACCTGCTCCGCGACGCTCGAGTTGTCCGCCAGCGCGGCGACGTACGCGCGCGCCGGCTGCTTCAGCCAGTCCGCCAACGCGGGGTCGGGGCTGTGCAGCTCGGGGAACGGGTTCGTCTCCAGGAAGCCGGAGAAAGGAAGCAGCACGAAGTTGGCGGGGCCGAAGCTGTACGAGCAGGGGCTGCTACCGTAGCTCACCTCGAGGGAGAAGGAGCCGCTCGGGGACAGGAGCAGGTTCGCTCCGAGCCGGAGCGTGTCCGGGAGCTGCGGGTGCTTGAAGTCGAGCCTCGTCGCCGAGGCCTCCACCTCGAAGGTCACCGCGGCCACGCCCTTGCGCCCCATCCCCGTCCAAGTCGGGTGATGATCGAGGGCGGTCGATGTGCCCTGAAGCTTCCAGCAGCCGATGTTGTTGCGCTTCAGGTAGGGCGCCCGGGGGGCCGTCACGCTGCCGCCCTGCTCGGTCTCCGCATTGCTCAGGATGATGACCAGGTGCTGCGCGCGCTGGTTCTTCATGTCCCGGCAGAGCCCGACGAACTCGTAGTCGGACCAGTCCTCCTCCTGCCAGGCGCCGGAGCCGTCCATCCACAGCGCCTGCACCTTGAGGTGCTTGCCCGCCTTCTTCGGCTCGAAGAAGCCGTTGTAGAAGAGCACCGAGCGGGTCGCCGGGTCCTTGAAGTCGAAGTAGTAGACGCGGTGCGAGAGGTTCTTCAGCTCCGGCCCCAGGTCGTCCTTCTTCTCCGGCGAGCCGCCGAGGTCGCCGGGCGCGTCCACCGTCTTCACCGTCTCACCCAGCGCGTCCCACGTCGTGAAGGACGCGGGCTTCGCGTCCACCGGGGCCTGGTTCCACAGCAGCTTCCC
It encodes:
- a CDS encoding serpin family protein, which gives rise to MASTLLRACVFTAVLGLVACRSDARKPRERGVPAPGELVASDKERVAAPVVSDADFASLIQGNTDFGVAMYRQVEKPGENVVLSPLSLTRAFSMVYAGARGDTASQMAQALGFALPPERLHPALNRLDLALQAQAGQAHGDTGTAPTFRAVNALWSQKGYSLETPYLDVLAEHHGAGLRALDIAADPDGVRRSINAWVSGETGGRIQDLIPEGEVRADTRLVLANALYFKGAWRAPFMPQMTRPETFHGLGGATATVPMMSTSWVFPVAAGDGYDAVALPYVGRAFRMLIVVPDANRFQEVEQRLSATFLDTVRANLRDAHVMLHLPRFEVKQSLPIVDALRARGMVDAFNAQADLSGITRQERLMLTGAQHQTFVAVDEGGTEAAAATAIEGVPVSLPPEFRVDRPFFFVIEEVATKSVLFLGRIVKP
- a CDS encoding S8 family serine peptidase; translation: MRTPFSWLTEPLRPLALSILTSTLLAPLPVLAGARTDSADTRPAEEVLAAGKTTLTPARVIDMGRSTPAEDGPARPGVAPVSLGRYALTTSEGLAFHRTDRPVHALRTIDVNGASLQLYTWDEQLSDGTRQSHYAFSRGGVLPVGRVRETTYLVRLQEAQFDPLKGPSPLRAANLLAADTGNQLHLVQFLAAPMPEFREAIEAAGGKVLRFLTDHTYLVEMDRDVKARVAQLGYVRWIGDYHPEYRLERELRDALMGVAPRLPETQRYSIMLGEGGRERQNVLAKFVEGVGGRVELVEEGGLRVEATLTQDQLQRVVRANEVQFIDRWGGPGETDMSIVRQVGGANSVEALRGWTGQGVRGEVFDTELLDDHQEWPTPPIIHSTGITGGLHGTSSYSNIFARGVDADARGMIPSAQGIFFRHSESSQFGGAKSRYTINQELTDPAGPYRAVFQTSSVGSTQVTTYTTISAEVDDYLFKHPILSTQSQSNLGSRNSRPQAWAKNIVSVGAFNHMNTASRTDDNWDFTGSIGPAQDGRIKPDLSYFYDDIHSASGGGTTNYTEFGGTSSATPQTAGHFGLLFQMWYQGVWSGHGGGPDVFTTRPQMATAKALMINMAHRYNWLAGGSNADIDRFKQGWGTANVQRLLDRAAVTHIINETDVLAPLGSKSYNFSVASGQTELNVTMVYTDPMGTVGAAHARINDLSLKVTSPTGVIYWGNNGLTAGNTSTSGGVSNKLDTVENVFLANPAAGIWRVEVLADELVQDARLETAAMDADYGLVVSGGRILASDPETTIPSFSNTYSNATQTRGMWFTAPTQFTITALQVPNEAAHPLQNLEVVRFNPGVTPPTYTATTNAFTSLFRAVGVSSGQLVSVKIPVYAGDVIGILGATGDSTMMHNSYSTGDSGLYVTSIFGQPMTLNRLGMQFNLASNNAQALFNAAGSISRVRMFYAPLQQAPLPVYSTTFSSPTLTRGMWFTAPTSFILTGVQVPNEAGHALQNVQVVRFNPGVTPPAYSATTNAFTSLFRSVGQPSGQVLRTFIPISAGDVIGVLGATGDSAMVHSSYSSSISGSYSSSIFGSPMALHRLGMQFNLATTTAQALWTEPAGSISRVSLFYTRPGLVSEERALTLTMQ
- a CDS encoding class I SAM-dependent methyltransferase, yielding MTTPVPPPRNTWAERVALVRRFHEMESRLTAPVSERMLDLALLRPGMRVLDVASGMGEPSLRAAQRVGPSGFVLGTDLVDGMLDVAREQARAQALSNIEFRAGDAETLELPEQSFDAATVRWALMYMPRPERALERIWRALRPSGLLVCACWAGPEQVEYASLPRRTLARFRALPPIEPDAPGVFRFSDPEQLHAVLMRSGFAMDHVEAMRVPVMEAADGAGVMRWIREFAGSLARLAAELPPEVQRAWEEEVARECEPHRTGDKVMLGGVTWLVVARKTVPGPSGRPEVTPDPSALKPGA
- a CDS encoding PaaI family thioesterase, encoding MSAARPPFGPQVFTPADGAFEQRVRASFARQRVMNTLGAELTSVSPGEVVIELPFREDLTQQHGYLHAAIVTAIVDSACGYAAYSLMPADAAVLTVEYKVNFLAPAAGRRFVAHGWVMKPGRTLTVTTGEVVAETEAGLKPVATMLATMMTVSGRDVSG
- a CDS encoding serine/threonine-protein kinase, which codes for MYWLPSTCWMTLEFHYLASSLLGRGAGRLTGCLMESDDLNPGSLPPGTRIGPWRLLGQRGRGAYGVVYRAVHEAQQDAHVVALKLALHPGGGRFAREAELLSRVHHPAVPRLLDSGHWQPHEGVSYAWLVMEWVEGSPLYEWAQAQRPSSRQVLQLLARLARALEATHSAAGLHRDVKGDNVLVRRADGQAFLMDFGSGHHLGAATLTSHLFPPGTPSYRSPEAWRFVFGPRKPPPVPYAPGPADDLFALGVTAYRLVTGKYPPSAHPWEKAEAWLWRTEELAHWTARVCNPRCIPELSALVSRMLSPRPEARGSAREVAEALEQAARNAGREADVPLFTGEEPRPAGLFPLPQRVTVRRPPPMRRWPWLAAAGLAGVLALSAGGLRRVSPPEEPTTSHRAEQEETKDAGTVAVGDSVLTAPVAPKRAPSVWSSIAVDVPPKPVPGQRRPDGHGRCPGKVQVAINGGCWTKLPVDLKDCAEWGGLEYKGACYLPAQTPPRPATSGPATRDDSP
- a CDS encoding serine protease → MRFVLGVVVAVGLLGCGGSEVEGVDAVESLDQEIVGGVEARPGSHPWIVSLQQHGSHFCGASLIRTGTREESDIVVTAAHCVYDGTSGLTASAGAHDLSRPGAGVQTVQGQTTRYHPAYNPDTTMNDIAVVKLARPIKFTATVQPIALPSADETVPDNASATVAGWGLTREGGAETSSILMQVFVPIIGSRELAAAYRPQGIDIDPYAMLGAGYKQGGKDACQGDSGGPLFVRGADNKPVLQGIVSFGVGCARPGLPGVYARVSSYIPWINSQIRILSNTKT